Sequence from the Helianthus annuus cultivar XRQ/B chromosome 13, HanXRQr2.0-SUNRISE, whole genome shotgun sequence genome:
TCATGCATATTCATCACTTCGATGAACAATGTGGTTATTTTCTAAATAATTATCGCGGGTCATTAAGTTTTCAAAGTTTGAGGACATAACCACTCGTAAAAAAAGGTTATGTATgtatatgtttatttatttatttatttaaaaatataattaatcACTTTGAAACCAATGTACACTTGATTTATAAACAACCAACTTGCTTGCAAAATCCAAACATGATTATCTCTCTCTGTCTTGCAGATATCGCACAAAATCGTTCAAAACTCGATATTTTTGTTCTTGACAATGGGAAAAAGTAAAGCAAAAGCTAAAAAAGGTGCAATTATCACGACCAACGACGACGTAAGTGGTGAAGAAAAACTACCCGTTAGACGAAGAGGGCGACCCACAAAAGCCCAAAAAGAAGAAGCCGAAAAAATCATTGAAAAAACCGAAACTAAGCTTGAAGCTCAGTTAGACCATGATAACAAGAGAAAGAGACCATCTTCAGAAAGCCTTGAAACGATGGAAGATGAGAATGGTGCGCATCCCAAAGCAAGCGAGCTCGGGTTAACAAAAGCTGTCGGGTTTAGACATAATGGAAGCAGGCGGAAAAACAAGCCACGAAGGGCGGCTGAAGTCGGGGTTAGTGTGTGTGAAGTCTGCACTTGGTTGGTGTTGAGAAGCTGAGGAATATGGGTCGGGTTTGTTATATCATCATAAAAGGGTTCTTTTTTGCATTGGATTGTATGAACTTTTGTAATGGTTAGATATATTTTTGATCAACATTGAGAATTTTGGAGAAGGTGTATAATGTTAACCAAGTTTTGGTAATATCAtattttttattgattttttgtTGTAGAGATCCTGCATTTTCTTTTTAATCCACTTTGTGTTAATGTTTTATAACATATTTTTATGATCTTTACTAGTTTTAATTTTTCACCCAACCGGTGGGGCGATCATGAGCTTGATTTTCCTCTCTCGTGATGCCAGTCCTGTGTGGACTAGTTTCAAAACGAGATCTTGTTGGGTAACATGATTTTACattatttcattatttatttttataacagTCAGTGTAGTGGGACGATCGGTGTACTTGATTTCCTCTCACATGATGGACGTAGCTAGCTAGGTGATCGGTGAGCTTGATTTTCCTCTTACGTGATAGGCCCGTCATGTGTGTGGGCTGTTTAGCAGATGAATTTTAATCATTTTAGTCAATAAAGTGGTTCATGAGATATCATTTTCTGAGTCGTTATTAATCCATTTTCCTAAGTCAAGTTTAATCCAGGTTCGTTGTATGCAACGAAGCTTCTTTTGTCCTTTCAAAaccataagtttgcatttttatTACTTTAAAATAAAAAAGACCACTCATTCACTTTTATATGTTTTTCTATATAAAGTTGAGACAGTAAGAGGTGCCTTTGAAAAATCTCAATAATTCCTTTTGTCTATTTGCTGTAAAAATTAAGTTTTAGTAGACCTTTGTTTTTTAGTCTATAAGTTGTAATGAACCGTTTTTATAAACTTTATTCTTCAATATATTTTAAAGTTAAACTAAGTTCGATACGTATGCCCGATTACTGAAACAGACACCGGGTGAATCGAAAGGTCGGGTTTCATATACATGCATATGAAATGGGTCAGCGTGACCTGATATATGCTTAATGTGTATTATGCACAGATTACATAACCTCGATAAATATCCTTATGATCTATAAAAAAAATGGTTTAGTGATGTTACTAGTTAATAGATGAAAGGTTTGAGGATCGGAGTAATTCAATTGGCATGCTTATTAATTTATTGACGTTGTGGTTGTACTATGTGACCTACTATAACCGTAAGCATATCAGGACTTCTTCACGAAATCGCATGATAATAACCGCACATTTAGAGTGTTGATTACTTGAAACGCTTAAAACTAGATTGTAAAATCAAACTATTGGAGTAAAAAAGTCAAATATAAACGTTTGGACTAAAATAGTTATTTGATTCAAACCACGGGGACCAAAATCATTTTAACTCATACAAATATAACTCTAAAATCGAATCAGTTTCGTAAAGTCTCTTTTCAAGTTGAAAGCGTAAAGCCAATATTGGAAACAAAAAGATTATCTGTAAATAATAAAAGTTACAAATCGGGTTGAGCCTTACACCAGCAAACCGCCAAACTGAGCCGTGAGCCaactcatttagatctcaaatcGGCCGACTTGTTTCGGTTTAAGTAATTGTGTTGGTTTATAAACACTCCCAATACATGAAAATTGCTTATAATGGATTACAGCTTACTGTTGACTTTGTTATCAACAGACATTGTAtaataaacaaaataataatGCAGAATTAACAACTGCTATTAATTGATAACCAACTGCAGGTTCACCTTCAACTGAACAAAGATGCATGTTTCCAACAAAAATCACTTTGTAGCAGCACCAAGACAAAGAGCAAAATGGTAATCGGGCACGGCTGAGGGTTTTATTTTATATCTTTTGCTTGATTGCAACTACACCTTCACAATTCTACTCACCTTGCAGACAATATAATTGTCTAATGTTCCCAGATGCTGcaaatagtttaaaaaaaaaaatgaaatcacTTGATAGCAATTATTCACCAAGTAGAACATGAAGAAAAAATCCTGGACATTTATTTTACATAATTAAATCATGCGACTTATaacgaaaaaacaaaaaaaaaaaaaaaaaaaaaagactttttGCATGATTAAGTCCCTACTCCATAAAGTTTATAGAGTAAAcagtaaagtacacagatggtccctgtgatttaccaaaattttagatttggtctctagcttttcaaaagtacacgaaTGGTTCCTGTAGTTTGCATTTAGTAACACATTTCGTCCCCAGCTTTTtacaaaagtacatggatggtccatgtggtttgcactttgtaacacgtTTAGTCCTTAACTTGGACCTGCtaaaagtgcaaaccacagggaccttcCGTGTACTTTTGTAAAAGCTAGGGACCAAGTctaaaattttggtaaaccaaaGGGAGCATCCGTGTACTATACTCGAGTTTATATAAAAAAAGCTATGATAGTTACCATATAACCAGTCTTTGAAATACACATGAAGTGCACTAGATAATTCTTTCTTTTTGCTATCTTCCAGGGGTGCTTCTCTCAGTATCTGCTTAACCTCAACCAGATTATTTTCCTGTTAAAAAGTTAAATAAACAGCATTAAAAACTGATAGAAAAATAATAAACCAAGAAAAAAATTATCTTAAAAACTTACATTTCTTCGTTGAGATGACAAATAGACATCCGGTAGTGGAAATGGATTATCTTTTGTGGGCCCAGATGCTTGACCTTCTAACCAGTTGGGAATCtggaaaaaaaaataacataaacACCAAAATGCGGATAGCGAAACGGGTCAAGTGGGTCACGGGTTAAAATGATTGTATAAAAGCCTTATCGATAAGTAACTAGATTCATAATGATTGTATAAAAAGTGTGTCACAGATATTTTTTGTTCGTCAAGAAGCATACCAAAAAGTTTGTGAACTGATCAGGATCTAGGTGGTGTGCTGACTCAGTTTGACAATCAGATACGCCAGCTGGATGAGACAAATTATCATGTGGATCAACCAGGCCTAGTGCAATGGGCTCGGCCCATCTGTTTGGAGTAACATCAATTCCTACTTGCTTCATGTGCTCCTCCAATTGTGGATAAAACGTATTATACGGTGCCACCTGATACCAAAGTGATAAAAGAAGAATATTTAACAACTTCTTCTCCTTTATTTCTTTTGACTTTTTTAAATAAAAGTCAATAACATAGACAAACATGTATAAAGCATGTGTTAATGTACATATGTATTTAATTATTTCTCACAATAAAAAATGAAAGCGTTCTATTATAAATTTAATATTATACACTAACATTGTCTAACAATAACTGTTTGATTTGTAGATAAGGAAATTGATGATCATTTTAATAAAACATACCTGTAGCTTATGATTGTCACCAACAATAAGTGGTTGTTGGTTTACACCCAAAAAGAATATGCATTCCCGACAATTAGCAATACATATTCGTTTTGCAGCTACAATAACATGAACCCTTTCACAGTGTTCAATTCTTACAGCCTGAAAGATAAAGAAAAACACCATGTCAGAATTCagaaataatatatatatatatatatatatatatatattagaataCCCGCTAGTAGACTGAATATAGATATAAAAACATTAATTATTATTAAGGTACGATAGATATGAATATATATAATAGCTTAAGAAACAATGGTGTTATATTTAGCAAATAGAAAAATGATGGTGTAGACTAGACAGCCAGAATAAATGTGTATTCTATTGATGTCACTAATGGTCAGTacaaaattataatatatatacatatgtgtgtgTAATTTGAGAAAGCACATCAAAGAAAGAAGCATAATAAATTTAGAAACGATTATTATTTGTACACTCTAGTTTCTAACATGCGATGATTTGAAAAACCAGGGTGATGTATGTCGGGTCACAAACCCGTTAATGTATAACGGGTGGGTCGCCAACCTGGGTCAGTTTGATCCATGAAATTGTTGGCTGAAGAGACCAAGTTCGCATGCCCCACGTCCCGCACCATGTAAGTTTTAGTTATCCCATGTTTATTTTATTTCTAGTTTTCTACATTAATTTTTGTTTATTTGTCTTTGGTAATGCTTATTTACTTTTCTGCTTAATTTTATTTATGTCCATTCCCTAAGAACGTGGGACTAGTGGCTAgtttgtttcttttcttttcacTTTATTCTACAACAAATGAACAAGCTTGGGTGTGGGATTTTACTATTTTAGTGAAGTTATTAGCTTCGGAGTGAAGAATAGAATACACTATACAGCCAAAAGGGGACAACAACAGATTTATAAAAAATCAGCATTTGCATAATAATtacctttttctttcttttatcaTTGGTTGATATTCTTGTACAAGAGAGATATCTTTTTGTTTCAGTTTTTGTCTAGAGGATGCTTTGCAACTTCCTCTCTGTGTATTATTAAGGAAAACTCTCATTATTGTAATCAAGCTTTGATGAATATGGATTTAGAGACTTTATCCTCTAATTAGAGAAATCTTCATTTTCCTTCATAGATCTTTGATCTTGGTGGTGTGAAGTGTTCTCTTTCCCATTAATCTTGGTGGGTTAAATTCCTTGAGAGATTAGAGCACTGGGTTCTTTCTCTTTGTTCCCTTTTGCTTTAATCTTGGTGAATTAATTTCCTTTAGATATTAGAGTAGTGGGTTCTTGTCCCTTTCCCTTTAATCTTGGTAAGATTAGTTTCCCTTAGAGGTTAGAGTAGCGTCATCTTATCTTATTTTTCTATTGTTACTGTTCTGGTTGATTATTATTTGTTCTTGAATTTGGAGTTTCAGTATATGTccagaaaagaaaagaaaagaaaaaaaatataatttcatTTCATGTTCCCAAGTTCCAAGGAAAGGAAAAGAAAGTCTTATTTTATGTGTTATTGAGTTGAAagggaaagaaaagaaaagaaaagaaaagaaaagaaaggtaTAGACAGTTTTACAAATATACCCTTGTTGGATTTTATAATAAGTTAAGTAAAAGGGTAATATGGTAAATGCTAAAACCTTGTATTAGTATTCCTTTCCCTTCCTTCCTTCCTttaatgaaactctggaacacaaatACTTTTTACTTTCTTTCCAtttcctttcctttccttccatTAGTAAACGCGGGAACACAGCTAAGTCCTAACCAACCTTTGAAAATTCTACATCTAAATTTCTGGATTCAAATGTGAACACTAGTTTTGACATATATATGATGTTGTTCAGATATATTATATTACATAGCGAAAGCAAATTATTTCGTTAAAGTTAAAACAAGAATCTTGACTAAAAAGAACAGAAATTTGGAAGTATATATGAATGTCGTAAAATCCAAACTATTTCGTTAAGTAATTTGATTTATGTTAATGGTCGTGTTCAagcacaaaaatattatttgacaaAATTATGCACTTACAATAGCAATAATTTGGCATATTAAGAATTTTACTCATACCTTTCCAACAGCCCCGAGGACTATAGTAGCATCAGAGCATCCATATACAGTAGCATATTTCAAAGGAGCCAAGACATAAATCACAGATTCATGACAGTTTACAACCTGTGGagaattaaaaaaacaataatttGAGCTAAATACAACATAAAAGATTCACTGGTATCACCAGCTAAAAGGATTTCAAAATGACCAATGAAGCAACTACTCATAGCCTCATACAGTGTAATTTCGTTTTTATATGTTATCAAGTAAATAGTATGGTTTTACAAAAATGCCTGATTTATCATACAAATACTAGTTATGGGTCTGTTTGGTATAATGCAATGAAATGGAATGAACAAAGTTATGCATCGGGAACATGAATGGAAAAGTTTGGTTGACTTGCAGAAATGTAATGATTTGTTCAAACATATTGTACTTCATGATTAAATAAACACCTCAATAAACCTTTGTTGATAAAAATGATTACAAGATCTTTTAAGAAAATGAACTTCAATCTATTCAAGATATGAAACGAGTAACATACTTTGTATTCATCTTAAATACATTTAATAAATAGTCAAACAAATCTTCATTTCCCACTACAAAAAACATGTTTAcatgaaaatttgaaaacttaagTTAGATAAAACCCTGAAAAACTCAAATTAAGTTTCAGAAAAACAATGATTTACTAAGTTTTTAATAATTAGAAAATAATATTTGAAAATAATTagatatataattatatattttggaGCTCCATCATGAACTATACTCCTAAGGACAATAAGATGCAACCAATATAGGACATTATTAAAAAAACGCATAATGGATACCAATTATATgagattaaaaaaaaagaacaaaccTTTACAAAGGATCCCTTAAGTTCATGTGCTTGCTTTACATATGATTGTTTAGAAATCCCCTCAATAAAACTGGGACCCTTACCACTGGTGGATGCTTTAAAGTTAGGAGAGACATCAGTCATTAAAACATCTTGGTCAGGACTGGTTTGACTTTGACCGTTTTCTTTTGCAGCAGCTCTTTCAGAGATTCGATCCAATGCATTAGAAATATTTTGTAAAATCCAATCATGAACCTGAGATGCAGGAACAGGGACAGCTGGCATACTAGAATCTGAATTCGCAAAAAACGGTGCGTTTTGGCTCAATGGAGTTTTCTCCAATCCTTTTTCGCCAAAGTAGATCAAAAACGCAAGATGCTCAAACTTATCCATTGTTATAACCTGCAACTTTGAAGGAAACGTAAAAATGGTGCAAGCTTttcaataattaaaaaaaaatacaacaaaagGGTTATTGATTAAATAAATCTGTATTAAAGAAAAAACAGTATatctttatatatatttaagtaaaatatatatatgcaTCAGCAGCACCAATCTGGACACCTGTCACTCAATTACAGTTTCCCAATTGGAAAGAATTACAACAACAAACAACAACCACACctagtaaatcccacaaatagcaatcTATTGGTAgaggtctggggagggtgggatgtaggtacaccttacctctaccccgagAGATAGAAAGGCTGCTTCCAGCAAGACCCCCGGCTCCAAAAGAcccaacaaataaataaataaatagaacaTGAGGTGtgtgggtgggtgggtgggtgaagCTACCAATACAACATGAGTGGTGAAGGAGTACAATTGGAAAGTATTGATGTCATCTATTTAACTAATGAAATATTAATACCCTTCCTGCTACAAAGTAATGCTTAAATTTTCAGAAGTTAGCCCAACTGTAATGATCTAATTACAGTAATGTTACCAAATACCCTCTTACTATTGTTCGTTATCCTTTCCGATTATTTTAAATTAGTCTGTATAAACATTCTATGGATATATATAACGAAAATGAAATATCTCTTTTACAATTATGttatttaaaattaaaagttcTCTTTAGAACCTTTATAGTAAAACTGTAAAAGCAACACatcttgttaaaaataaatatattttaacaataatatattttacaaaataaaaacagATCATTAGTTTATTTTTTCGTTATTTTTATTTATGCACCATTCTAATAAAAAAGgggaaagtgcactaattttaacgttattttactaatttcatgaaaataatgttaaaagagggggatggctaatcatgcatcatgtggtggcgttgatagccgaaagacaagggagtacatgcatgatgcactaatcggcctttgtcttaattgttgagtgttatgtgccttatgtccaaggcttgatacaaaaccaCTATCGAGCCGGGGTCTCACTTGAAGCAGCCTCTCttttcctacggggtagaggtaaggttgtctacatcttaccctccttagaccctaccttagcttttgCTATTGGTGGGGTATACtgagcatgatgatgatgattattatgatgc
This genomic interval carries:
- the LOC110897489 gene encoding uncharacterized protein LOC110897489 codes for the protein MGKSKAKAKKGAIITTNDDVSGEEKLPVRRRGRPTKAQKEEAEKIIEKTETKLEAQLDHDNKRKRPSSESLETMEDENGAHPKASELGLTKAVGFRHNGSRRKNKPRRAAEVGVSVCEVCTWLVLRS
- the LOC110897488 gene encoding TBCC domain-containing protein 1 — protein: MTEPPPEQPQPLPLRLHPRREPFEHGLIPLQKLIFTDATQTLTSIRDKLLQSPNTHNRINSAIVSETLQIAPEHARLVIDTIASVLYSDSDPLVVAKPDEVDAVGVNVYDLVIFLYVQSYKRLLVKGGHKDSAAVADVWPSTSAFDGFLSALTPLQLVRSNSRRSMPSQSDEEAHQLSYLQKHIGNIISLLADSVEGEGEESLVITMDKFEHLAFLIYFGEKGLEKTPLSQNAPFFANSDSSMPAVPVPASQVHDWILQNISNALDRISERAAAKENGQSQTSPDQDVLMTDVSPNFKASTSGKGPSFIEGISKQSYVKQAHELKGSFVKVVNCHESVIYVLAPLKYATVYGCSDATIVLGAVGKAVRIEHCERVHVIVAAKRICIANCRECIFFLGVNQQPLIVGDNHKLQVAPYNTFYPQLEEHMKQVGIDVTPNRWAEPIALGLVDPHDNLSHPAGVSDCQTESAHHLDPDQFTNFLIPNWLEGQASGPTKDNPFPLPDVYLSSQRRNENNLVEVKQILREAPLEDSKKKELSSALHVYFKDWLYASGNIRQLYCLQGE